In one window of Cryptococcus neoformans var. neoformans JEC21 chromosome 7 sequence DNA:
- a CDS encoding specific transcriptional repressor, putative — protein MSARQQVPFRELSQEAKMSTSPPLRGIPIDRLSTRSFGREESMSKSSDNHKSVLLSPIARSSSSSPVPRPSHKLSEVVEAVEDKGKKTSQSLPAASLPLIFRSSPTLPPLNTRNPSRDSSPSSRTGPPPHPTVFHVEHGAFPRKSKEHGHDCPPARPYFPPWYSHPLGYPHPHSSSERHYSSLSRIHTHPEEYYSIHMPTDRYYNAPLHPYYDLEDYYPPPSPFPAHVYARGKEVYHRIPQPSRPRLHIHPYAFPWSNEGDVRFYSGEGKSNGSQPSHGLGQGPVEGSSDRKLSKGTLSSPASATSTSAATVMSFKSPRKRTNDVQLAMLSDVFQRTQYPSTEERDELARQLGMTSRSVQIWFQNRRRAVKVDQQSAIQRAEAEARAAEATLRGLPAPPFLTGSVPGGSGSRRNSDSELEDNTEVDAVMKRERKSPDAGMEG, from the exons ATGTCCGCTCGACAGCAAGTCCCTTTTCGAGAGCTCTCACAGGAAGCAAAAATGTCGACTTCCCCACCTTTGAGGGGTATTCCGATCGATCGGCTGTCCACGAGGTCTTTtggaagggaggaaagtATGAGTAAGAGTTCAGACAACCATAAATCGGTACTTCTGTCGCCCATAGCAAGAAGTTCCAGTTCAAGCCCCGTTCCAAGACCAAGCCACAAGCTTTCAGAAG TAGTAGAGGCAGTAGAAgacaagggaaagaagacttCCCAATCACTTCCGGCAGCAAGTCTGCCTCTTATCTTCCGTTCCTCACCTACACTCCCACCTCTTAACACGCGCAATCCTTCCAGGGACTCTTCGCCTTCTAGCCGAACAGGTCCTCCCCCTCATCCAACTGTTTTTCACGTTGAACATGGGGCCTTCCCACGAAAATCAAAGGAACATGGACATGACTGTCCTCCGGCGAGACCCTACTTTCCTCCATGGTACAGTCACCCCCTTGGATACCCTCACCCCCATTCCTCCTCGGAACGGCACTACTCCTCTCTGTCTCGCATTCACACTCACCCAGAAGAGTATTATTCCATTCACATGCCAACAGATAGGTACTACAATGCACCTCTTCACCCATACTATGATCTAGAAGACTATTACCCgcctccctctcctttcccaGCACATGTCTACGCCCGGGGAAAAGAGGTTTATCACCGGATTCCTCAGCCATCAAGACCGAGACTACACATCCACCCTTATGCGTTTCCATGGAGTAATGAAGGTGATGTGAGGTTTTACTCTGGCGAGGGAAAGAGCAATGGATCACAGCCTTCTCATGGACTGGGACAGGGCCCAGTCGAGGGTTCGAGTGATAGGAAGTTGAGTAAAGGTACGTTGTCGAGTCCGGCAAGCGCGACCAGTACCAGTGCAGCGACCGTGATGAGTTTCAAGTCGCCACGTAAGCGGA CGAATGATGTACAGCTGGCGATGTTGAGTGATGTTTTCCAACGGACACAATATCCGTCTACAGAAGAAAGGGATGAACTGGCCAGACAGCTGGGAATGACTTCACGAAGTGTCCAGATTTGG TTCCAAAATCGTCGTCGAGCAGTAAAAGTAGACCAGCAGTCAGCCATTCAACGCGCCGAAGCAGAAGCACGCGCCGCCGAAGCCACGCTCCGAGGGTTGCCGGCCCCGCCATTCCTGACTGGTAGCGTGCCAGGAGGCTCGGGGTCGAGAAGAAATAGTGACTCTGAGCTCGAGGATAACACGGAAGTTGACGCTGTtatgaagagagaaaggaaatcGCCGGATGCGGGTATGGAGGGTTGA
- a CDS encoding yippee-like, putative codes for MGRTYRIYLAGESVLMCRHCGNHLAVSEGIISKQFTGQHGRAILVHTVVNAYSGEAEDREMRTGRHTVRDIYCRVCHTTLGWKYDFAFEHDQKYKEGKYILEREMITEKPERRDIISGKPRIEEIPIREILARV; via the exons ATGGGTCGCACATACAGAATCTATTTGGCAGGAGAGTCTGTACTGATGTGCAGACATTGCGGGAATCATCTAGCCGTTAGTGAAGGTATCATCTCAAAG CAATTCACTGGCCAGCATGGTCGAGCTATCCTAGTCCACACAGT AGTAAACGCATACAGCGGTGAGGCCGAAGACAGAGAGATGCGCACTGGAAGGCACACGGTGAGAGATATCTACTGCCGGGTGTGCCATACCACTCTTGGCTGGAAATAT GACTTTGCCTTTGAGCATGACCAGAAATATAAGGAAGGCAAATACATTCTCGAGCGAGAGATGATCACTGAGAAGCCAGAGCGTCGTGACATTATCAGCGGGAAGCCCCGTATCGAAGAGATACCGATCCGCGAAATTCTCGCTAGAGTTTAA
- a CDS encoding yippee-like, putative, with amino-acid sequence MGRTYRIYLAGESVLMCRHCGNHLAVSEGIISKQFTGQHGRAILVHTVVNTYSGETEDREMRTGKHTVRDVYCRVCHSTLGWKYDFASEHDQKYKEGKYILEREMITEKPERHDIINGKPHIEEIPVREILA; translated from the exons ATGGGTCGCACATACAGAATCTATTTGGCAGGAGAGTCTGTACTGATGTGCAGACATTGCGGGAATCATCTAGCCGTTAGTGAAGGTATCATCTCAAAG CAATTCACTGGCCAGCATGGTCGGGCTATCCTAGTCCACACAGT AGTAAACACATACAGCGGTGAGACCGAAGATAGAGAGATGCGCACTGGAAAGCACACCGTGAGAGACGTCTACTGTCGCGTTTGCCATAGCACCCTTGGCTGGAAATAT GATTTTGCCTCTGAACATGATCAGAAATACAAGGAAGGCAAATATATTCTCGAGCGAGAAATGATCACTGAGAAGCCAGAACGCCATGACATTATCAACGGGAAACCGCATATTGAGGAGATACCTGTCCGCGAAATTCTCGCTTAA